In Planococcus shixiaomingii, the DNA window CGGGCATGACGCTCATATGACGATGGTTATTGGTGCGTTGCTTGTTTTGAAAAAAATAGGCATTTCAAAATCCGGGAAATTAAAAGTGTTGTTTCAGCCGGCAGAAGAAAAAGGGAACGGGGCATTGTCATTTATTGAGAAAGGCATTGTCGACGATATCGATTATTTATACGGGGTTCATCTTCGTCCCATCCAGGAGCTCGGCTACGGTTATTCAACTCCTGCCATTATGAACGGTGCTGCACGGCTGCTGAAAGGGTCTATTAAAGGAACGGACGCTCAGAGCACGGCTACCTTAAGGCCAGAACGCGATAGAAGTTATGGGCATGCTCGTTAAAGCAATTCGCTCAATCCACGTTGATCCCATGGTGCCGCATTCGGCGAAAATGATGATTTTCCAAGCTGGGGGAGAGTCAGCGAATATCATTCCAGGAACCGGCACATTCAGCATTGATGTCCGGGCTCAGACGAATGAAGTCCTTGAAAAGCTTATGGCTCAAGTGAAAAAATCGGTTCAATCAGTGGCTGACTTGGCCGGAGTTGCAATTAATCTGGAGGTTATGGCGTAAATTGCGGCAGCGCAAGTGGACGACAGCGCAGTAGAGTTAATGGCTTCGGCCATAAAACAAACGGTGGGCGAGGATTTTCATTATTACACGTTAAAACGGCCGACCGTCAAAGCGACGATGCTTGGCCTCTGCTGCGATTTGGCACCAGGGTTGCATCATCCGAATATGGTATTCAATCAAGACAGTTTGCTGACAGGCATCGAGATTTAAGCACGGGTTGTAGAATAGACTTTTAAAATGTTGGTGAATGGACAGGAGAACAATGAAAAAGTCCAGTTAACAAATAATTAATGCAAATGTGAGAGGGCTCTCCTTTTTGCAAGTAGCTGTGCAGTTTGGATGAACTGAAAGTGGTAAATCTATAACAGAAAGAATCTCCTGGTATAGGGGGAAAACAAATAGGAAAGAGTGAAATGACCACTCTTTTTTTCATTAAGGTTTGTAATTTAGCCAACTGAAAAATTAACAAGGGGAAACAGTTAAGGAAGCAGAATAATATAAGGCAGAAGGCAGAATTTTATTGGACTTGAAAAAGAAAGGCAGTGGCTGGAGAAATACATTAAAATGCCAGAATCATTCGACTCCTGTTTTTTGGCCCATTAAGCGAAAGGGGAAGTGGCATATGGAAATGATCAAGTATTCAGAGTGGAAAGATACGAAGATTACGCTGCATTTGCTGTCTCAAATTTTGGGGAAGATTCGATTAGAGGTTGCCCATCAGGAACCGCAATGGGCCCATGTTATGCTGCCTTTGACAGCGAATGGATTTTCGACGGGCCTTCTTTATGGGGAAAGCCATATGTTCGAGGTGGATGTAGACATTCGGCATAGTCTTTTGCATATTCAAGTAGACGGTGAGACAGAGTCGATGAATTTAAAGGATGGAACGGCAATCAAGGCTTATTATGAATTTGTTTTTCAAACTTTGGACCGGCTCGGTGTACCTGTCAGCATTTATCCAAAACCTCAGGAAATGGACATAAGGGAGCCGTTGGACCAAGACACGACGCATACTGTCTACAAAGTTGAAGATGCTTTGCGAGGTTTAGAACTGTTACATTTTGCTTTGCGGGAAGAATTGAAGTTTATCGCGCCGCTGCGTTGCCGTAAGGTGAAGCCAGGTCTTTTTTGGGGCACTTTTGATGTGTCTACCATCATCATCTCAAATATACAAGAACCGTTTCCACAAGACAGAGTAATTGAAAAAGCAGCTTTTGACGAACAATTTATCGAATACGGTTTTTGGCTGGGAGATGATAAAACAGATACACCAAGTTTTTTTGTGTTGCCTTATCCGTTTCTTTATAAAGATTTAAATGCTCCTGCTTTAGAGCCGAAAGAAGCTTATTATGATGAGACAGTCAGTGAGTATTTTTTAAACATGGAAGCCATATTGGCATCGACCGACTCAAGCAATTATGTTCAGCGATTTTTCCATACGACATTTGACATTTTGACTGCTGAACTGCACTGGGAAAACTGCGATTATTACAGCACTCCTTTGCTGATGAAAAGTCAGCCGACACTAGCTAAAACGGATGAATAAAAACGGAGAAAAGCAGGAAGCCCGTCAGTGAAGCAAGTGCGCTGACGGTCTTTTCATGCAAAAGGGACCAAGTTCAATTCCTTGGATTCGAGATTTTTATATGTTATTTTGGTATATGGATTTCCGGAAGAAACATTGAAAATTTGTTCGAAGAAAAGAGGAATCATTATTAACTCTCTATATAACCCTTTATTCCAATCACTTACATTGCCAAACGGCGTCATCTTGAAAGATCGCTTGGGTGTTGCCCCGATGACCACCTACTCAGGAAACCCTGACGGTACGGTTTCTGATGCGGAACTTACGTATTACAAGCGGCGCTCTAACATTGGCGACCTGTATATTTCTGCTTGCATCGCCATTTCAGAAAACGGCATTGCATTTCCAAACCAATTCATCGGTTTTGATGACCGCGTTATGCCGCGCTTGAAACAGTTGGCATCCGAAATGAAAGCGAATGGCAGCAAAGCCATCATTCAAATGCAGCACGGCGGCCGCCAAGGACAGCCGGAGCTTATCTCGACGAATGAAACCGTAGCACCGAGTGCAGTAACAAGCCCAAACAGCACCACAGTTCCGCGGGAATTGACGAACGAAGAAATCCAAGCTATTATCCGTGATTTTGGCGAAACGACCAGAAGAGTCATTGAAGCTGGATTTGACGGTGTGGAAATCCACGGCGCCAATCATTATTTGCTGCAGCAATTTGTTTCTTCTTATTTCAATCAGCGCGATGACGAATGGGGTGGAACACTTCAAAATCGCTTGAAGTTTTCAATGGCTGTTCTAAAAGAAGTACAGGACATTGCCGCCAAATATGCAGATGATAGTTTCATCATTGGCTACCGGGTATCACCGGAAGAAATCCATGGCGAAACGGTCGGGTATACGTTAGCGGAAACAAAAGTGCTGGTTGATTTGCTGATAGAAAACGGTGTCCATTACATTCACACTTCGCTGTTTGATTTTAAAATGCCGCCAGCAGGCGTTACCGAAGAAGGAAGCATCGTCAGCATTTTATCCAAGCACATCAATGGCCGAGTGCCTTTGGTTGTAGTTGGAAGCGTGAAAACACCGCAAGACGCTTTGGAAGCTTTGCAAGAAGGAGCGGACATTGTCGCAATGGGACGCCAAGTACTGATCGATCCGGAATGGACTGAAAAAGTAAAAGCAGGAAACGAGAAAGATATTTTTACTACTATTCCTAAGAAACGAGTCGGCAAGTTAGATATTCCAGAGTCTATGTGGAACCTGATTACGTCTTACAAAATGGTGCAAGTAGCAGAAGATTAATAGATGATAGGGCCATAGAGAGCGGGCAGCTCTTTATGGCCTTTTGTCTGCGTTATTTGAGATGATTCTTCTATATATAGTTTAATGTGGTTTTGAAGTTGGGAGAAAAGGAAATACTCGTATAGGTTTTACGAAAAGTTGAAGACAATTTGAACGATAAGAGCGCGGCTTGTATCTTCTTTTAAAACGGTCTTTGCGGCAAGGCAAACAGAGACTCTGCCTTTTTCTGCTCTATCTTTCACTTTTCGGAAAAATATTGACTATTTGCTCATATAGTCGTATACTTTCCCATGAAAGCGCTTTACTTCATCCCGCTTTTTTATGTTTTGTTGGACGCTTTTTTAAAGACGTTTTGAACAAAGCATATATATTTTTAGTTTTTACAAAAACGTTTTCGTAAAGGTTTCGACGCTCTTGTCAGAAAGGGGACTCTCAAACGATGATGGATTACAAATTAGGCACTGGAGAGTTCGAGGATTGGATAGTATCAGAAACGGCATTTTCCACAGATTACTTAGGGAAATGCGAAGCCATTCTGTCACTTGGGAATGGTTATATGGGGATGCGATCAGCAACTGAAGAACCTTACATAAAAGAACAAAGAAACTTGTTTGTTAATGGCACATTCAATAAAGCCCATCCAAACGAAGTAACTGAATTGCCGAATTTAGCGGACGTCACCCGAATCGATATCCGGGTGGATGGCGAGCGGTTTAGCCTTGAATTTGGAGAAACTGCAAATTACGTACGGCAATTGAATTTAAAAACCGCCGAGCTATCTCGGAGTTTCGATTGGACCTCGCCGAAAGGCAAAAAACTGCGATTCCATTTCAAGCGCTTTGTCTCTCTTGCAAACTTGCATTTGATGGCCACGAAAATGCAAGTCGAAAGCTTGACCCATCCGGTCGACTTTTCCTTTGATTCTGGAATCAATGCACAAATGAATAATTCGGGTGCACAGCATTTCTTGGAAGGCGAACGAAGAGTGTTTGATAAACAGTTGATTCAATTAGTCCAAACGACAAACGAATCAAATGTAGACGTGGTCATTAACACGACACATAACGTCAAAGTGAATGGTGAAGAAACGATGGCGGCACCGGATATGGATATGGCCCGACGGAAAGTGTGGCTAAGCTATGCGTTTACACTTCAGCCAAACGACCGGCTGGAAGTGGAAAAGGTCACAACCGTCCATACGAGCCGTGATTTAAATGCACTAGAAGCGGAATACGATCTTCAGCAGTTGCGCGAGTCTTCTTTGGGAGATTTGAAACTGCATGCACTTCAAGGATACGATTCGCTTTTTCAAACCCATAAACAAACTTGGCAGCAAAACGTCTGGGATGTTTATAAGTTGGAAATTGACAGCGACAATGCTTTTGACCAGCTTGGTTTAAGGTTTGCGCTCTATCATTTGACGTTAATGACTCCAGCGCATGACGCTCGTATGGGAATCGGTGCAAAAGGCTTGAGCGGGGAAGGCTATAAAGGCCATTCGTTTTGGGACACGGAAGTGTTCATCTTGCCGTTTTTCATTTATTCCAACCCGGCAGTGGCGAAATCATTGCTGACATACCGCTATCTTGGTTTAGCTGGTGCGAGAGCAAAGGCCATCGAAAATGGCTACAGCGGCGCGATGTATCCGTGGGAAATGGCTTGGCCGACCGATGGGGAAGTTACGCCGAAATGGGGAGATATCGATATCGTGACCGGAGAACAATCCCGAATCTGGTCAGGTGCTATTGAACAGCATATTTCTGCTGACATCGCCTTTGCAATTTACCAATATAACGAAGTGACGAATGATCAGGAATTTTTAGACCAATACGGTTACGAAATGGTTTTCGATACGGCGAAGTTCTGGGCAAGCCGCCTGGAATGGAACGAGGAGAAAGGGCGCTACGAAATTACCAATGTTATTGGCCCGGATGAATACAAAGAGCACGTCAACAACAATGCCTTTACAAATTACATGGCTTACTTCAATTTAAAGCTGGCGATCCGTTATTACGATCAGCTGGCGGAAGAAAACCCGGAACTGCTGGAAAAACTTGCAGCTCCTTTGGAACTGGCTGCCGCTTATCCGGACTGGCAGGAAAAAGCGGATCGGCTCTTCTTGCCGGAACCGCGGGCAGCAGATCGAGTCATCCCACAAGATGACACATACTTGCAGCTGGAAGAAATTGATCTCACGAAATACAAAAATCAAGAAAAAGTCCGTACCATATACCGGGATTATAACTCCGAGCAAATCAATTCTTTCCAAGTGACGAAGCAAGCGGATGGTTTGATCTTGCTGTATTTGCTGGAACAAACTTTCCTGCATGATGATCCGCGTATTTCCAAGGATGTTAAAAGCGCGAGTTTTCATTATTATGAACCGAAAACTTTGCATGATTCATCGCTCAGTTTAGTGACCCACACCATCCTTGCAAGTGATATCGGCGAATATGACTTGGCTTACTCGCTTTTTCAAAAGTCGATTGAAATCGACTTGGGTCCTGCAATGGACACATCGGATGAAGGAATCCACGCTGCGTCGATTGGCGGACTTTGGAAAGCGGCCGTCTTTGGGTTCGCTGGTGTGCGGCTGATAGATGGACGGCTTCGGATTGATCCGAAATTGCCAAAAACCTGGCGCAGCATGAAGTTCACCATTCAGTGGCAAGGAAGCCCTGTTTCGATTTCCATCACGCCAACTTTGTTGGCCATTAAAATGGAAGATGGAGAAGTAATGGTATTTGAGACGAATAACGTTGTCCATGAATGCACAGGATATACCGAAATCCCGATTGCTTAAGAAAATCGGGAACTCGTTCCAGTTCAAAACTTTCAAGTAGGTAGTTATAAAATGATTTTTCATTTTATTCACTATAGTAATTCAAAACAGAAAAGGGGTAATACAAATGAAAGTCCAAAAAAAATCGTTGTTTAGTCTAGTAATGGTTTTAGTATTGCTTCTTCTAGCTGCCTGTGGCGGACAAGAAGAGCAGTCGTCAAGTACAGAAGAAGGCGGAGCGGCGAAGAAAATTACGATTTTCCAAAGTAAAGTCGAAATTTCCGATCAGCTGACAGCATTGGCTAAAGAGTACACGGAAGAAACGGGCGTTGAAGTTGAAGTTTTGGGGACAACTGGCGATGACTACTTCCAGCAATTGCAAATTCGTTTGAACAGCAATCAAGGACCATCAATTTTCAGCCTTCAACACGCACTGGAAGCTGAAAAATTAAAATCTTATGTTGCTGATCTAAGCGCAGAAGAATATGTAAAAGATATTGCACCGAACATGGAATTGAAACTAGAAGACAAAGTTGTAGGGATTCCTTACGGCGTTGAAGGATTCGGTATCATTTACAATAAAGATCTTGTAAAACCTGAAGATGTAAAAGACTTGGCTTCATTTACAAGCACGTTAGAAAAATTCAAAGGCGAAGGTATTAATGGTTTCAGCCTTGCTCAAGATGCATACTTCTTGATCGGGCATATCAGTAACTATCCATTCTCTTTACAGCCGGACCCACTGGATTTCATCAACAAATTGAATGCTGGTGAAGTAACAATGGCTCAAACTCCTGAATTCCAGGAATTCGGCCAATTCATGGAAGCAATCAAAACGAACACACCAACTCCTTTGAGCGTAACTTACGATCAGCAGATCGGTGATTTTGCATCAGGCAAAACTGCGATGATTCACCAAGGAAACTGGGCTTCAGGTATGTTGAAAGAGTTTGATGTGGACTTTGAATATGGCATGCTGCCATTCCCATTGATGGGCAATGACAAACTAGCAGTTGGAACAGGAAATAACTGGGCAGTAAACAGCCAAAAAGAAGAAGGCGAAATTCAAGCAGCTAAAGATTTCTTGAACTGGATGAATACTAGTGAAACAGGCAAACGCTACATTGTAGAAGAATTCGGATTTGTTCCAGCTCTTACTACAATCGAGCCAGGCGAATTGGATCCATTGTCACAAGCTGTATCTGAAGCTTCAAACAGCGGAGAAACAATTCCATGGGCACAAAACGCATTCCCAGCAAACATCGTTCCAAATGATTTAACGCCATTTGCACAAAAATTCTTCTCTGAAGACATGACAGGCGAACAGTTTGTAGAAGAGTTTGATAAGGCTTGGCAGAACGCTCAGTAATTAGAGCTATTACAAAAGCATACGGTTAGGGACTATGGACACGCCTTTATTGGCGTGTCCAATCCTTACTTTATAAAGCGGTTGACTAATTGAACTTTTAAGAAAGAAGGGGTGGACATGGCAAACAAGAATCAGAAAAGATGGTATGCATTATTTACTGCACCACTATTGATCATTTTTACGACAGTTGTCATTATCCCGTTTATAATCGGAATTTATTATGCGTTTTTTGAATGGGACGGCATAGCTGCCAATGAAAAAGTATTTGTTGGATTTGAAAATTTCACAAGCTTATTCCAAGATGAACGATTCCTCGAGTCAGCGTGGCTGACCATATTGTTTACGGTTTTATCAGTAATCACAATTAATGTAGTCGGACTTTCGTTCGCCTTATTGGTAACATCAAAACTCCGGACTTCAAATATTGCGCGTACTATGCTGTTTATGCCTTATCTGATCGGCGGTTTGATCTTAGGTTATATTTGGCAGTTTGTTTTCCTGGACGTTTTCGCCTTATTTGGTGAGGTAACAGGATTGGATAAAATCTTTTTCAACTGGCTAATCGATCCCCAGTTTGCCTTATACGGCTTAGTTTTTGTTTTCACTTGGCAGATGGCGGGATACATCATGATTATCTATATCGCCGGGCTACAAGGAATTCCAAACGATGTTGTTGAAGCTTCTAAAATCGATGGTGCGACTCCTTGGCAACGGTTCAGCAGAATCACCTTGCCGCTCCTAATGCCAGCTCTTACGATTTCTTTGTTCTTGACATTATCTTCCGCATTTAAAATTTATGACGTCAACTTGTCGCTGACAGGCGGCGGACCTGCAAACTCTACCGAGATGTTTGCGATGAATATTTACAATGAAATCTTTGGCAGCGGAAACTACGGATTCGGACAAGCGAAAGCGATTGTCTTCTTCTTGATCGTTGCAGCGATTACATTGACACAAGTTTACATTACGAAGAAACGGGAGGTCGAAATGTGATGGGGAAAATAAAGAATGTTATAAAAGACGTTTTGCTTATTTTGCTGGCGCTTGTCTTCCTATCTCCTATCTATATCATCTTCGTAAACTCCTTTAAAGACCGCCAGGAACTTTACGATAATGCCCTTTCCTTGCCATCGAATTTTAGCTTCCAATATTATTTAGAAGCAATGGAAAAGATGAATTTCTTAAGTGCCATCGGCAACTCGCTTTATGTCACCATTGTTTCTGTCATATTTATTGTTGTATTGTCTTCCATGACCGCCTGGATGCTGGTGCGGTCGAACAATAAACTAAGCACGTTTATCTTTATGACATTTATCGCCACAATGCTTATTCCGTTTCAGACATTGATGATGCCGCTTATGCAGTTGATGAGCTCCATAACTAACAACTTAGGCATTCCGATGTACAACACGCGTGAAGGGCTGATTTTCATGAACGTCGGCTTCCATGCGAGTCTTTCCGTTTTTCTTTATCACGGCTTTATCAAATCGATTCCGATTACCCTTGAAGAAGCGGCGACAATCGATGGAGCTACTAAGTTTGGCGTTTTCTGGAGAATCATTTTCCCGATGCTAAAACCGATTACAGCAACCGTTATGATCTTGAACGTCATCAGCATCTGGAATGACTTCCTGTTGCCTTCATTGACGCTTATTGATGTGAATTTAAGAACCATTCCTTTATCGACATTCTATTTCTTCGGAGAATTCTCAATTCAGTGGAATTTGGCGATGGCCGGTTTGACGTTGACGATTATCCCGGTAGTGATTTTCTATGCCCTAGCTCAAAAACATATCATCAAAGGAATTGGAGAAGGGGCAGTCAAATAAGCCAATTCTTGCAGGAGGGAACAACATGCGTGACTTTTCAGGTCTAACAGAAACCTTATACACTGCCACTGAATGGATCATGCGGTTTTCTGTCATCAATGTTTTATGGTTTATCCTTAACATTCCAATTGTCTTTACGATAACAAGCATCTTCTTTGGGAATTCCGAAAGCAGTTCTTTACTATATCTGTGGCCGCTTGTGGTGCTGCTTCCTGCCTTGTTCTTTCCGAGCACAGCTGCGATGTTCTCCACAGTCCGGGAATGGATTATAAAAAAAGATCAAGCTTCTCTGACGAAAACGTATTTTTCACATTTGAAAGCAACTTACAAAAAAAGTTTCCTTTCCGGCATTGTGCTTATGGCTCTTTGGTTTATCTGGATTTTGGATTTTACATTTTTCAAAAATGAAAATGATTTGATCTGGACAATGTTTGTAGTTGTAGGGTTGATTTTATTTGTTTTTACAATCAACTTTTTTTCTTTAAGTGCGCATTACCAAATGAGCAATAAAGCGCTTTTGAAGAACGCTTTTTTCGTCACAGTAGGCAATCCACTGTTAAGCCTGTTTATCTTGATCAGCAATTTGTCGTTATTTTATGTAAGTGCAACTGAACTTTTGTTTTTATTGCCGCTTTTTGCAGGCACAGTCAGCGCGTTTCTTTCCTTTTTGGCTTTTTACCGCTTCTCTTTAAAGGTGGAGGAAAAAGCGTTGAAAAACAAAGAAGGCTAATCAGTTTCAACGATCAGACCGGATTTTCTTTAAATATTTTTTTGATTGGTACTTATTATTTTGCAGGATGTGATGTTGAGCATGGCTACGATTAAAGATGTCGCCAAAAAAGCCGGGGTATCAATCAGTGTAGTATCAAAAACATATAATAATTATGTTGATGTGAGCGAAGAAACACGGCAACGGATTTTTGCTGTTGCAAAAGAATTGAATTACTCGCCGAATATAGTGGCAAAAAATTTGTCTTCAAAAAAACAAATGACGTTTGGATTGATTTCGTCAGGCGTCTTGAATGATAACGAAAAAGACAACAATGCCTTTGACATATTCAAAGGAGTGTACCGGGAAATTTCAGAAAGCCGCTTTGAATTGTCCATTTATCTGATCGATTCTCAAAAACAGAAACAGCAAAGCTATGTCCAATATTGCCGTGAGCGCAACATTGGCGGTGCAATTTTACAAGGAATCCGAACGGATGATCAATATTATACCGAACTGATCAACACGGATATTCCATGCGTTGTACTCGATATCATGAACGAAACAGCCAACGGCATGATCGGCAGCGTTTCCATCGATAATGCCGAAGCCAGCAAAGAAATGGCACTTCATTTATTGGAACGCAATCACCGCAGACTGGTCATCATGACTGGCACGAAAGAGACATATGTGAATAAAGAACGAATGAAAGGGTTAGAAGAGGCTCTGCACGTTTACGGCATGAAGTTAAGTGACGTAGATGTTTTGGATGCCGATTTTTCCGAAGAAATGGCGTACAGCTTGACCAAGGAATATTTGGAGACAAAACAGCCGACCGCTTTTCTTTGCTTTAGTGATTTAATGGCTTTTGGGGTCATGAGGGCTGTAAAGGAAGCAGGCTTCAAAATTCCTGAAGATGTTTCGGTTACCGGATTTGACGATTTGGTCTTCAGCGGATTTACACAACCGCCGCTTACAACGGTTAAGCAAGATTTTGTCGAAATTGGAAAAGTGGCCGCCCAATTGCTTCAGGACATAAAAGAAAAAAAATTGGAGCGCCAGCACATATGGGTCAAGCATCGGTTAATGGAACGTGAAAGCGTAAAAACACTGCCAAGAAATTAGTGCTTGAAAAGAAAGGAACCTACTCCATGACACACTATCCAAAAGTATTTATCTACGACCTTGACGGAGTCATCACTGACACCGCAGAATTCCACTTTCTGGCATGGCAAAAACTTGCCGAAGAGCTGGGCATTTCTTTCGACCGCCAGTTTAACGAACAACTTAAAGGAATCAACCGCATGGATTCACTTGACCGCATCTTGGAATTGGATCCTTCTTTGCCAGCGTTTTCTTTTGAGGAAAAAGAAAAACTGGCAACTCGTAAAAACGAATATTACTTGGAATTGATTGAATCGGTCAATCCGTCTCATATCCTTCCTGGAATCGAAACTTTGTTAAAGGCAAATAAGGATTCAAACGTAAAAATTGCGCTTGGTTCAGCCAGCAAAAACGCTCCTGCCATTTTAGATAAACTCGGCCTTACAGGCTATTTTGATTATTTAGTGGACGCGTCAAAAGTGGAAAAAGGAAAACCTGATCCTGAAACTTTTACAACGGCAGCAGATGCCTTGGAGATTGCGTATCCGGATTGCATTGGAATTGAAGATTCAGCCGCTGGTGTAGAGGCTATTAATAAAGCGAACATGTTTTCAGTCGGAGTAGGGGACGCTGCTCATTTATCGCACGCCCACTACTTGGTAGAAGACACTTCCGCATTGGTTTTTGAAAATATTATCGAGCAGTACCAAAAAGCATCACTTAAGTTGAAGTAATAAATTATATTGATGAATTTGCGGTGGACGCTTTCCGCGGGCACGGCTTCAGCCGCTTCCTTCACTTCGTTCAGTTTAGGGTCTTCAGTTCGTGCTGTCCCGCTGGAAGCGTAGTGGCCAAAAGGAATTCGGACATTACGTTTGCGACGAAGCTAGCGCAGCGATGCAACGCTTTTTCATGTCTCGAAGCTAGCGCAGCGATGCAGAGACAGGAGCACCGGTCTTCGGCCGCCTTCTGCTCTTTCATACTCAACAGATAGAATATAGTTGGATATTTAAGAATAAAACTCATCTTTTTACAAAAGCATTTTCACTTCAAGATATGAAGCAAAACAGCGGAGACTCCCGCGGGGCAGCGTAGCGACGAAGTGCCGAACTAACTCGGGCGCTAAGCCCGAGTTAGTTCGGCGCAAGTCCGCAGGAAAGCGCAGCTGTTTTGCGGAATATCAGCAGCAACTTCTAATTCAGTTAAAAGAATATAAATCGTAAAAGAAAAAATCAAAAACAAGCAAGGAGTGAAAGAAAATGACCTGGAAGTTGACGAAATTTGAACTGGATAACCCGAACTTATTGATAAACGAAAGTCTTTTATCTTTAGGGAATGGATATCTGGGGGTCAGAGGGAATTTCGAAGAAGGATATCAAGAAGGCTACAAATCCATTCGAGGTGCATACATAAACGCTTTCCATGACGAAACTGAAATCACTTATGGAGAGAAGCTATACGGTTTTCCAGGAACGCAGCAAAAGATTTTAAATGTAATTGATGCGCAAACGGTCCAAATTTATTTGGACGATGAGCTTTTTTCTTTGTTTGAAGGAGAAGTGCTTTTCTGCGAACGCAATTTGCATATGGATAAAGGCTATGCAGAACGCATCGTCCACTGGATTTCCCCTCAAGGAAAAGAAGTGAAAATCCATTTTAAGCGGCTGATTTCGTTCACAACGAAAGAGTTGTTTGCGATAGACATTCAAGTAGAAGCGATTACTCTTGTTGAGCAAGTGAAATTTGTTTCCACAGTGAATGGCGATGTTTCCAACTTTGTCGACAAGGAAGACCCACGCCTTGCTTCCGGCCATGCCAAACGCCTTCATGTAACCGAGGTGCGGCAAGAGAATCGGTTCAGTATTGTAAAAGACACCA includes these proteins:
- a CDS encoding amidohydrolase, with protein sequence MKMALREVKPVIQKVFHHLHTHPEVGWKEIETTKYLKFFLEKEGFAVETFNDSTGLVVTVGNGIPCVGLRTDMEALWQEVDGTYQANHSCGHDAHMTMVIGALLVLKKIGISKSGKLKVLFQPAEEKGNGALSFIEKGIVDDIDYLYGVHLRPIQELGYGYSTPAIMNGAARLLKGSIKGTDAQSTATLRPERDRSYGHAR
- a CDS encoding peptidase dimerization domain-containing protein; the protein is MLVKAIRSIHVDPMVPHSAKMMIFQAGGESANIIPGTGTFSIDVRAQTNEVLEKLMAQVKKSVQSVADLAGVAINLEVMA
- a CDS encoding DUF5996 family protein — encoded protein: MEMIKYSEWKDTKITLHLLSQILGKIRLEVAHQEPQWAHVMLPLTANGFSTGLLYGESHMFEVDVDIRHSLLHIQVDGETESMNLKDGTAIKAYYEFVFQTLDRLGVPVSIYPKPQEMDIREPLDQDTTHTVYKVEDALRGLELLHFALREELKFIAPLRCRKVKPGLFWGTFDVSTIIISNIQEPFPQDRVIEKAAFDEQFIEYGFWLGDDKTDTPSFFVLPYPFLYKDLNAPALEPKEAYYDETVSEYFLNMEAILASTDSSNYVQRFFHTTFDILTAELHWENCDYYSTPLLMKSQPTLAKTDE
- a CDS encoding NADH-dependent flavin oxidoreductase, producing MKICSKKRGIIINSLYNPLFQSLTLPNGVILKDRLGVAPMTTYSGNPDGTVSDAELTYYKRRSNIGDLYISACIAISENGIAFPNQFIGFDDRVMPRLKQLASEMKANGSKAIIQMQHGGRQGQPELISTNETVAPSAVTSPNSTTVPRELTNEEIQAIIRDFGETTRRVIEAGFDGVEIHGANHYLLQQFVSSYFNQRDDEWGGTLQNRLKFSMAVLKEVQDIAAKYADDSFIIGYRVSPEEIHGETVGYTLAETKVLVDLLIENGVHYIHTSLFDFKMPPAGVTEEGSIVSILSKHINGRVPLVVVGSVKTPQDALEALQEGADIVAMGRQVLIDPEWTEKVKAGNEKDIFTTIPKKRVGKLDIPESMWNLITSYKMVQVAED
- a CDS encoding glycoside hydrolase family 65 protein, with amino-acid sequence MMDYKLGTGEFEDWIVSETAFSTDYLGKCEAILSLGNGYMGMRSATEEPYIKEQRNLFVNGTFNKAHPNEVTELPNLADVTRIDIRVDGERFSLEFGETANYVRQLNLKTAELSRSFDWTSPKGKKLRFHFKRFVSLANLHLMATKMQVESLTHPVDFSFDSGINAQMNNSGAQHFLEGERRVFDKQLIQLVQTTNESNVDVVINTTHNVKVNGEETMAAPDMDMARRKVWLSYAFTLQPNDRLEVEKVTTVHTSRDLNALEAEYDLQQLRESSLGDLKLHALQGYDSLFQTHKQTWQQNVWDVYKLEIDSDNAFDQLGLRFALYHLTLMTPAHDARMGIGAKGLSGEGYKGHSFWDTEVFILPFFIYSNPAVAKSLLTYRYLGLAGARAKAIENGYSGAMYPWEMAWPTDGEVTPKWGDIDIVTGEQSRIWSGAIEQHISADIAFAIYQYNEVTNDQEFLDQYGYEMVFDTAKFWASRLEWNEEKGRYEITNVIGPDEYKEHVNNNAFTNYMAYFNLKLAIRYYDQLAEENPELLEKLAAPLELAAAYPDWQEKADRLFLPEPRAADRVIPQDDTYLQLEEIDLTKYKNQEKVRTIYRDYNSEQINSFQVTKQADGLILLYLLEQTFLHDDPRISKDVKSASFHYYEPKTLHDSSLSLVTHTILASDIGEYDLAYSLFQKSIEIDLGPAMDTSDEGIHAASIGGLWKAAVFGFAGVRLIDGRLRIDPKLPKTWRSMKFTIQWQGSPVSISITPTLLAIKMEDGEVMVFETNNVVHECTGYTEIPIA
- a CDS encoding sugar ABC transporter substrate-binding protein, whose translation is MKVQKKSLFSLVMVLVLLLLAACGGQEEQSSSTEEGGAAKKITIFQSKVEISDQLTALAKEYTEETGVEVEVLGTTGDDYFQQLQIRLNSNQGPSIFSLQHALEAEKLKSYVADLSAEEYVKDIAPNMELKLEDKVVGIPYGVEGFGIIYNKDLVKPEDVKDLASFTSTLEKFKGEGINGFSLAQDAYFLIGHISNYPFSLQPDPLDFINKLNAGEVTMAQTPEFQEFGQFMEAIKTNTPTPLSVTYDQQIGDFASGKTAMIHQGNWASGMLKEFDVDFEYGMLPFPLMGNDKLAVGTGNNWAVNSQKEEGEIQAAKDFLNWMNTSETGKRYIVEEFGFVPALTTIEPGELDPLSQAVSEASNSGETIPWAQNAFPANIVPNDLTPFAQKFFSEDMTGEQFVEEFDKAWQNAQ
- a CDS encoding carbohydrate ABC transporter permease, encoding MANKNQKRWYALFTAPLLIIFTTVVIIPFIIGIYYAFFEWDGIAANEKVFVGFENFTSLFQDERFLESAWLTILFTVLSVITINVVGLSFALLVTSKLRTSNIARTMLFMPYLIGGLILGYIWQFVFLDVFALFGEVTGLDKIFFNWLIDPQFALYGLVFVFTWQMAGYIMIIYIAGLQGIPNDVVEASKIDGATPWQRFSRITLPLLMPALTISLFLTLSSAFKIYDVNLSLTGGGPANSTEMFAMNIYNEIFGSGNYGFGQAKAIVFFLIVAAITLTQVYITKKREVEM